A window of Zingiber officinale cultivar Zhangliang chromosome 5A, Zo_v1.1, whole genome shotgun sequence contains these coding sequences:
- the LOC121980077 gene encoding transcription repressor OFP14-like: MGKKKKLQKSLRICLSKIKKVPSQLSMQSSSAGRPAASASATSWILSACKHPKTPSFAVDRDRHPDDDDRVSGCGGVDPAATLSDVDRFLYENFNSLCSRRHDEEEEEEEATRPATGFHSSERFFVSPGSSSSLHDENGRRSTSTSPPSGSSQRKAEEVPGGGVAVTTFSKDPYEDFRRSMQEMVEARHGVCTGQPLDWDFMEELLFCYLELNDRSVHKYILRAFTELAVAFRRQNSRRRAPPENNSNKAKMKYYSKKDRMVDVKPRSPAGD; this comes from the coding sequence ATGGGGAAGAAAAAGAAGCTCCAAAAGTCTCTACGGATCTGTCTTTCCAAGATCAAGAAGGTCCCATCTCAACTCAGCATGCAGAGTTCGTCGGCAGGTCGTCCCGCCGCCTCCGCCTCGGCCACCAGTTGGATTCTCTCGGCATGTAAGCATCCCAAAACGCCTTCCTTCGCCGTCGACCGCGATCGCCACCCGGACGACGACGACAGAGTCAGCGGCTGCGGAGGAGTTGACCCTGCTGCCACGCTCTCCGACGTCGACCGTTTCCTCTACGAGAATTTCAACTCTCTCTGTTCCCGCCGGcacgacgaagaagaagaagaggaggaggcgacCCGCCCGGCCACCGGGTTCCACTCCTCTGAGCGCTTCTTCGTGTCGCCCGGCTCCTCAAGCTCCCTCCACGACGAGAACGGCCGGCGGTCGACCTCGACCTCGCCGCCGTCGGGTTCGTCTCAGAGGAAGGCGGAGGAGGTGCCGGGCGGCGGGGTGGCGGTGACGACGTTCTCCAAGGACCCGTACGAGGATTTCCGCCGCTCGATGCAGGAGATGGTGGAGGCTCGCCACGGGGTGTGCACCGGCCAGCCGCTGGATTGGGACTTCATGGAGGAGCTCCTGTTCTGCTACCTGGAGCTCAACGACCGGAGCGTCCACAAGTACATATTGAGGGCCTTCACCGAGCTCGCCGTCGCCTTCCGCCGCCAAAACAGCAGGAGGAGAGCTCCGCCGGAGAATAACAGCAACAAGGCGAAGATGAAATATTATTCAAAGAAGGATCGCATGGTGGACGTGAAGCCCCGTTCTCCCGCCGGCGACTAG